In Strigops habroptila isolate Jane chromosome 4, bStrHab1.2.pri, whole genome shotgun sequence, a single genomic region encodes these proteins:
- the ITPRIPL2 gene encoding inositol 1,4,5-trisphosphate receptor-interacting protein-like 2, with the protein GPGGGPPRGPSPRRAGPVYTVNLRVLWPLATAFCTALLCLYQALRGGAAGEGAAEAGSVPLLKGSALLLLGCLLARCCGGAGGGPRPGGVRLAGSAGAQREALERFYARQLRVSPHVLGHSKAHVGRVVAELVRAAKVQGLQPGPLALSLRGDFVRIGSAYEQHKVRSPDCFDILVPLRLPPHLEPQPRCAERLGSHGAFVCGLRARGGWPRRYRPFAEGFCVELQGRCHLSSALVLRWFQGHLQRCLGAVRYRLQERCRISLSVCPGRPPVLHIVPCSDYVCCHISMAVRLIPAIPIGDALYLTALPPADPLPTPAPEALWGLNASRQEQRLLSWLKEQAPASSCHLKCLQILKGLRDLRGQGLEEPFSSQWGRVLSSYVLKTALFSLLLQGPLEAWDERFLLERLEDLVLYLRDCLRKQVLMHFFLGNTSLPEAVALPRFLKEATPVNLLAAFDGLMLDLTAFQLINTWIQAPHIIRMYSSPRYLRPMPTPCRHVTEARQEPAEE; encoded by the coding sequence gggccgggcggcggccCCCCCCGTGGCCCGagcccccgccgcgccgggcccgTCTACACCGTCAACCTGCGGGTGCTCTGGCCGCTGGCGACCGCTTTCTGCACCGCGCTCCTCTGCCTCTACCAGGCCCtgcggggcggcgcggccggggAGGGCGCGGCGGAGGCGGGCTCCGTCCCGCTCCTCAAGGGCtcggcgctgctgctgctgggctgcctgcTGGCCCGCTgctgcggcggggcgggcggcggcccGAGGCCCGGCGGGGTCCGCTTGGCGGGGTCGGCGGGGGCGCAGCGCGAAGCTCTAGAGCGGTTCTACGCGCGGCAGCTGCGGGTCTCGCCCCACGTGCTGGGGCACAGCAAGGCGCACGTCGGGCGCGTCGTGGCCGAGCTGGTGCGCGCCGCCAaggtgcaggggctgcagcccgGCCCGCTCGCCCTCAGCCTGCGCGGGGACTTCGTGCGCATCGGCAGCGCCTACGAGCAGCACAAGGTGCGCAGCCCCGACTGCTTCGACATCCTGGTGCCCCTGCGCCTGCCGCCCCACCTGGAGCCGCAGCCGCGCTGCGCCGAGAGGCTGGGGTCGCACGGCGCCTTCGTGTGCGGCCTGCGGGCGAGGGGCGGCTGGCCGCGCCGCTACCGGCCCTTCGCAGAGGGCTTCTGCGTGGAGCTGCAGGGCCGCTGCCACCTCTCCTCGGCGCTGGTGCTGCGCTGGTTCCAGGGCCACCTGCAGCGCTGCCTGGGCGCCGTGCGGTACCGGCTGCAGGAGCGCTGCCGCATCAGCCTCTCGGTCTGCCCCGGGCGCCCGCCCGTGCTGCACATCGTGCCCTGCTCCGACTACGTCTGCTGCCACATCTCCATGGCCGTGCGCCTCATCCCCGCCATCCCCATCGGCGACGCGCTCTACCTCACGGCCCTGCCGCCCGCGGACCCGCTGCCCACCCCGGCCCCCGAGGCCCTCTGGGGCCTCAACGCCTCGCGGCAGGAGCAGCGGCTGCTGAGCTGGCTGAAGGAGCAGGCCCCGGCCTCCTCCTGCCACCTCAAGTGCCTGCAGATCCTCAAGGGCCTGCGGGACCTCCGCGGGCAGGGCCTGGAGGAGCCCTTCAGCTCGCAGTGGGGCCGGGTGCTCTCCTCCTACGTGCTGAAGACGGCCCtgttctccctgctgctgcaggggccCCTGGAGGCCTGGGACGAGCGGTTCCTGCTGGAGCGGCTGGAGGACCTGGTGCTGTACCTCAGGGACTGCCTGCGCAAGCAGGTGCTGATGCATTTCTTCCTGGGCAACACCAGCCTCCCCGAGGCCGTGGCGCTGCCCCGATTCCTCAAGGAAGCCACCCCTGTGAACTTGCTGGCTGCCTTTGATGGGCTCATGCTGGACCTGACGGCTTTCCAGCTGATCAACACCTGGATCCAGGCCCCACACATCATCAGGATGTACAGCAGCCCCCGGTACTTGCGACCAATGCCTACCCCATGCCGGCATGTCACTGAGGccaggcaggagccagcagaAGAGTGA